The following proteins are encoded in a genomic region of Desulfosoma sp.:
- the ltrA gene encoding group II intron reverse transcriptase/maturase: MKAEDSQQVNAGEAPSGRNSEGALHGAEADVTTRKRTKAEWARQGGLMEAVVERGNLMLAYDRVLKNKGAAGVDGIGVNEFKAHLKQHWPTIKAKLLAGQYVPLPVRRVDIPKPQGGVRTLGIPTLTDRLIQQALHQVLSPIFEADFSAHSYGFRPGKNAHQAVKAAQQYVAEGRRVVVDIDLEKFFDRVNHDLLMQKLSTKISDGRVLRLIRRYLEAGMMAEGIVSPRTEGTPQGGPLSPLLSNILLTELDKELERRGHAFCRYADDCNIYVKSKAAGERVMASITRFLAEKLKLKVNVAKSAVAEPWKRTFLGYSLTWHKAPKLRIAPASLSRLDGKLRAVLKGARGRSLTTVIHELNPILRGWAAYFKLTETKQALEERDGWIRRKLRCILWRQWKRPYTRARNLMKAGLTEERAFRSAFNQRGPWWNSGASHMNQAFQKSFFDRLGLVSLLDTTRRLQCVQ; the protein is encoded by the coding sequence ATGAAGGCAGAAGACTCACAGCAAGTGAATGCCGGCGAAGCACCATCGGGGCGGAACTCCGAGGGGGCCTTGCACGGTGCCGAGGCTGACGTGACGACCCGCAAGCGGACGAAAGCGGAGTGGGCGCGGCAAGGCGGGCTGATGGAAGCCGTGGTCGAACGCGGCAACCTGATGCTTGCCTATGATCGGGTGCTCAAGAACAAAGGGGCGGCCGGTGTCGATGGCATCGGCGTCAATGAGTTCAAAGCACACCTCAAGCAACACTGGCCGACGATCAAGGCCAAACTACTGGCTGGGCAATACGTGCCCTTGCCAGTGCGCCGGGTGGACATCCCCAAGCCGCAAGGCGGGGTCAGGACACTCGGCATACCGACGCTGACGGATCGGCTGATCCAACAAGCGTTGCATCAAGTCCTCTCGCCGATCTTCGAGGCGGACTTCTCGGCGCACAGCTACGGCTTCCGACCGGGGAAGAACGCCCATCAGGCGGTCAAGGCCGCGCAGCAATACGTTGCCGAAGGTCGCCGGGTGGTGGTGGACATCGACCTGGAGAAATTCTTCGACCGCGTCAACCACGACCTGCTGATGCAGAAACTCTCGACGAAGATCAGTGATGGTCGGGTACTGCGCCTCATTCGCCGGTATCTCGAAGCGGGCATGATGGCAGAGGGGATCGTCTCCCCGCGGACGGAAGGCACGCCGCAAGGCGGCCCCTTGAGTCCGCTGCTATCGAACATCCTGCTGACGGAACTGGACAAGGAACTGGAACGCCGAGGCCATGCCTTCTGCCGCTATGCAGACGACTGCAACATCTACGTCAAAAGCAAGGCGGCGGGGGAGCGGGTCATGGCGAGCATCACCCGGTTTCTGGCGGAAAAGCTCAAGCTCAAGGTCAATGTGGCCAAGAGCGCGGTGGCCGAACCGTGGAAGAGGACGTTTCTGGGCTACAGCCTGACGTGGCACAAAGCCCCGAAGCTGCGGATCGCGCCGGCCAGCCTGAGCCGGCTGGACGGCAAACTCCGCGCAGTGCTCAAAGGTGCGCGGGGGCGCAGCCTGACGACGGTCATCCACGAACTCAACCCGATCCTGCGCGGCTGGGCGGCGTATTTCAAGCTGACCGAAACCAAGCAGGCGCTGGAAGAGCGGGACGGCTGGATCAGGCGCAAGCTGCGCTGCATCCTGTGGCGGCAGTGGAAACGCCCCTACACTCGCGCCAGGAACTTGATGAAGGCGGGACTGACGGAAGAGCGGGCATTTCGCTCGGCGTTCAACCAACGCGGGCCGTGGTGGAACAGTGGCGCCAGCCACATGAACCAGGCCTTCCAGAAGTCTTTCTTTGATCGATTGGGTCTGGTGTCGCTGCTCGATACGACGCGACGACTCCAGTGTGTTCAATGA
- a CDS encoding OFA family MFS transporter, translating into MMTAPQATVDKVPGKAWQVVVAGIVVNLCLGCLYAWSVWVKYLTDKNLMEAQGWVPLTAEQASNPASLCILIFALLMIPGGRIQDRYGPTIAASIGGIAIGLGLLLAGIMKSYTGILLGFGVGGGIGMGVGYAAPTPAALKWFGPHKRGLIAGLVVSGYGLAAFYVAPLANWLITTYSMSASFYVLGIAYLVVILVAAQFLAWPQPGYVPPQPTAAAMAAKASTQTRADWTAGEMLKTWQFYALAIMFCINTQAGLLLIGHVNKMIAGIMKAGYLLVSWGAVFNSVGRIGTGIISDKIGRTNGLIVNYIAAAVIMFLLPYLFGLKNIPLLFLACAVGFWCYGGGLSLFPSFTADFYGPKNLGFNYGLVFIGWGLGAFMPKLAGRIYDKYQSYDYAFYIAGVLLIAGIILALVTKRPRYASE; encoded by the coding sequence ATGATGACAGCGCCGCAAGCAACCGTGGATAAGGTTCCGGGCAAAGCCTGGCAGGTGGTGGTGGCCGGGATTGTGGTCAATTTATGCCTCGGCTGTCTGTATGCTTGGAGTGTCTGGGTGAAGTACCTCACCGATAAGAATTTGATGGAAGCTCAAGGTTGGGTGCCTCTCACGGCTGAACAGGCTTCCAACCCGGCTTCTTTGTGTATTCTGATCTTTGCCTTGCTCATGATTCCTGGAGGACGCATTCAGGATCGCTACGGTCCTACGATCGCGGCTTCAATCGGCGGTATCGCCATCGGTTTAGGGCTTCTTTTGGCTGGGATCATGAAAAGTTACACGGGGATTCTTTTAGGATTCGGGGTCGGCGGCGGTATTGGTATGGGTGTGGGTTATGCGGCGCCGACTCCGGCGGCTCTCAAGTGGTTCGGTCCTCATAAGAGAGGTCTCATTGCGGGCTTGGTGGTGAGTGGTTACGGTTTGGCCGCCTTTTATGTCGCTCCCTTGGCCAACTGGTTGATCACCACTTACAGCATGAGCGCTTCCTTTTATGTGCTCGGTATCGCGTATTTGGTGGTGATCTTGGTCGCGGCCCAATTTCTGGCATGGCCCCAACCCGGTTATGTGCCGCCTCAACCCACAGCGGCAGCCATGGCCGCCAAGGCGTCCACCCAAACGCGGGCGGATTGGACCGCAGGTGAAATGCTCAAAACCTGGCAGTTCTATGCTCTGGCCATCATGTTCTGTATCAACACACAAGCCGGTCTCTTGCTCATCGGCCATGTGAACAAGATGATTGCGGGAATCATGAAAGCCGGCTATCTGTTGGTTTCATGGGGAGCCGTTTTTAACTCCGTGGGCCGTATCGGCACGGGTATCATTTCAGACAAGATTGGACGCACAAACGGCCTCATTGTGAACTACATCGCGGCGGCTGTGATCATGTTTCTGCTGCCCTACCTGTTCGGGCTTAAAAACATTCCTCTCTTGTTCCTCGCCTGCGCTGTGGGGTTCTGGTGCTACGGTGGCGGGTTGTCTCTCTTCCCGTCTTTTACAGCGGATTTTTACGGTCCCAAGAACTTGGGGTTCAATTACGGCTTGGTATTCATCGGCTGGGGTTTGGGTGCCTTTATGCCCAAATTGGCCGGTCGCATCTACGACAAGTATCAATCCTATGATTATGCTTTTTACATTGCCGGGGTTTTGCTCATCGCAGGCATCATCTTGGCTCTTGTGACCAAGCGGCCGAGATACGCTTCGGAATAG